Proteins encoded within one genomic window of Ottowia sp. SB7-C50:
- a CDS encoding C40 family peptidase, translated as MLKPVIATILLAASVHSAHAAPGQDDLDKLLLQKGLVSRLSDTLQQATDRAGDLIKNAMGSLGVPYRLGGTSADTGFDCSGFVRAMFQQTVGLVLPRTAADQAATTARIEKADLKPGDLVFFNTMRRSYSHVGIYMGEGKFIHSPRTGSHVRVENMNISYWQSRFDGARRVLASDSPSRAGSGITSTSRVIDRDSPAPTTVRLGANLNLFGSSASANNAPVADVAAGGDSI; from the coding sequence ATGCTCAAGCCCGTCATCGCCACGATCCTGCTCGCCGCCAGCGTCCATTCCGCCCACGCGGCCCCCGGCCAGGATGATCTCGACAAGTTGCTCCTTCAGAAGGGGCTGGTTTCCCGCCTCAGCGACACCCTCCAGCAAGCCACCGACCGCGCCGGCGACCTGATCAAGAACGCCATGGGCTCGCTGGGCGTGCCCTACCGCCTGGGCGGAACGTCGGCCGACACCGGCTTCGACTGCAGCGGCTTCGTGCGCGCCATGTTCCAGCAGACCGTGGGCCTGGTGCTGCCGCGCACCGCCGCCGACCAGGCCGCGACCACCGCCCGCATCGAAAAGGCCGACCTCAAGCCCGGCGACCTGGTGTTCTTCAACACCATGCGCCGCAGCTACAGCCACGTGGGCATCTACATGGGCGAAGGCAAGTTCATCCATTCGCCCCGCACCGGCTCGCACGTGCGGGTCGAGAACATGAACATCAGCTACTGGCAGAGCCGTTTCGACGGCGCTCGCCGCGTGCTGGCCAGCGATTCGCCCAGCCGGGCCGGGTCGGGCATCACCTCCACCTCGCGTGTAATCGACCGCGATTCGCCCGCGCCGACCACGGTGCGGCTGGGCGCCAACCTGAACCTGTTCGGCAGCTCGGCCAGCGCCAACAACGCACCGGTGGCCGATGTGGCGGCCGGCGGCGACAGCATCTGA
- the def gene encoding peptide deformylase — protein sequence MAIHEILKMGDARLLRHARPVEAFDTDALHLLVRDMFETMRAADGAGLAAPQIGVDLQLVIFGTDAVNPRYPDAPPVPRTVLCNPVITPLGDEEEEGWEGCLSVPGLRGVVPRWRRIRYSGFDPYGDRIEREAEGFHARVVQHECDHLIGTLYPMRMRDFTRFGFTEVLFPGLRDADD from the coding sequence ATGGCCATCCACGAGATTCTGAAAATGGGCGACGCGCGCCTGCTGCGGCACGCGCGCCCGGTCGAGGCTTTCGACACCGACGCGCTGCACCTGCTGGTGCGCGACATGTTCGAAACCATGCGAGCCGCCGACGGCGCGGGGCTGGCGGCGCCGCAGATCGGCGTCGACCTGCAACTGGTGATCTTCGGCACCGACGCCGTCAACCCGCGCTACCCCGACGCGCCGCCGGTGCCGCGCACCGTGCTGTGCAACCCGGTCATCACGCCGCTGGGTGACGAGGAAGAAGAGGGCTGGGAAGGCTGCCTGTCGGTGCCCGGCCTGCGTGGCGTGGTGCCGCGCTGGCGGCGCATCCGCTACAGCGGGTTCGACCCGTATGGCGACCGCATCGAGCGCGAAGCCGAGGGTTTTCACGCCCGCGTGGTGCAGCACGAGTGCGACCACCTCATCGGCACGCTGTACCCGATGCGGATGCGCGACTTCACGCGCTTTGGCTTCACTGAAGTGCTGTTCCCTGGGCTGCGCGACGCGGACGACTGA
- a CDS encoding PQQ-dependent sugar dehydrogenase, which yields MAQRAAEAGEYETVASGLQHPWAVAFLPDGRFLVTERPGRLRVVEADGRIQPPVKGLPDVAARGQGGLLDVVTDSEFARHRTIYFCYAEPGPGNTNSTALARARLSDDATRLEDVRVIFSQQPKVSSTAHFGCRIVERMVDGKPDGTLFLTLGDRFSRRDDAPLLSSHLGKIVRVGKDGSVPRDNPFVGKAGALPEIWSYGHRNGQGATMGPDGRLWMHEHGAQGGDEINLPEPGRHYGWPQVSFGVNYDGSPIGSGKASAPGLAPPLHHWTPSIAPSGMAFLTSDRYGAAWKGNLFVGSLKMQYLNRIELKGGKVVAEHKLLQGLGQRIRDVRQGPDGLLYVVTDDPQGRLVRVLPNS from the coding sequence ATGGCCCAGCGCGCCGCCGAAGCGGGCGAATACGAGACGGTGGCCAGCGGGCTGCAGCACCCGTGGGCGGTGGCGTTTCTGCCGGACGGGCGGTTCCTCGTCACCGAGCGGCCCGGCCGCCTGCGCGTGGTCGAGGCAGACGGCCGCATCCAGCCACCGGTGAAAGGCCTGCCCGACGTGGCCGCGCGCGGGCAGGGCGGTCTGCTGGATGTGGTGACCGACAGCGAATTCGCGCGCCATCGCACGATCTACTTCTGCTACGCCGAGCCGGGGCCGGGCAACACCAACAGCACCGCGCTGGCGCGTGCCCGGCTGTCGGACGACGCCACGCGGCTGGAGGACGTGCGGGTGATCTTCAGCCAGCAGCCCAAGGTCAGCAGCACGGCGCACTTCGGCTGCCGCATCGTCGAGCGCATGGTGGACGGCAAGCCGGACGGCACGCTGTTCCTGACGCTGGGCGACCGCTTTTCGCGCCGCGACGACGCGCCCTTGCTGAGCAGCCACCTGGGCAAGATCGTGCGCGTGGGCAAGGACGGCAGCGTGCCCAGGGACAACCCCTTCGTCGGCAAGGCCGGCGCGCTGCCCGAGATCTGGAGCTACGGCCACCGCAACGGCCAGGGCGCCACCATGGGGCCGGACGGGCGCCTGTGGATGCACGAGCACGGCGCGCAGGGCGGCGACGAGATCAACCTGCCCGAACCCGGCCGCCATTACGGCTGGCCGCAGGTCAGCTTTGGCGTCAACTACGACGGCAGCCCCATCGGCAGCGGCAAGGCCAGCGCGCCGGGCCTGGCGCCGCCGCTGCACCACTGGACGCCGTCCATCGCGCCGTCGGGCATGGCCTTTCTGACCAGCGACCGCTATGGCGCGGCGTGGAAGGGCAACCTGTTCGTCGGCTCGCTGAAGATGCAGTACCTGAACCGCATCGAACTGAAGGGCGGCAAGGTGGTGGCCGAACACAAGCTGCTGCAGGGCCTGGGCCAGCGCATCCGCGACGTGCGGCAGGGGCCGGACGGGCTGCTGTACGTGGTGACCGACGATCCGCAGGGGCGGCTGGTCAGGGTGCTTCCAAATTCATAG